The following are encoded together in the Pseudodesulfovibrio indicus genome:
- a CDS encoding GNAT family N-acetyltransferase, with product MSLACETPNVSYPSHSVRQATLGDLPVFEACERTGFSENRQSSRASLKRSITSPSQLALVIERKEKRRKPTPAGTAVVFQYKRSLRIYSLAILTEHRLLGLGEALLRHIVEFAASHGYERVSLEADMNNPKLVNWYRKFGFEPIRTLSDYYGPGEPAVRMVLMPSSREGSPESVVIVVDEPGRVKGCCPGVQFVSATDYLSDTNYANSNRFHVLNLCNSYRTHSMGYYVSLLATARNHRVTPSVMTVKDVTTPPVAQSLLDEIKDAIHPKPLPARGEVLELTIILGRTEDPCRAELGRKLFSLFTIPFFTITMERQDGWKFRKVKVLHLKQVAKRYPELLREALAGYCLKKRYSRPRLKSYQYDLAILVNGKEPTPPSCPQALEKFRKAAERVGFFVEFITKADHRRICEFDALFIRETTAIENHTYAMSRHAYTEGLVVVDDPWSIMLCSNKVYLQERLANAGVNQPRGWHLTRKDCTDRFLGSLPLPLVLKLPESSFSLGVFRVSSVEELKAKLAEMFERTDLVIAQEFLVSQYDWRIGLMDNTPLFACKYYMANNHWQIYNWQEPECDEGFSGPSETVSANQVPAHILKAAIQASSLIGNGFYGVDLKDIGGKAYVIEVNDNPNVDVGIEDLVLGDELYERIMRSIYNRIEAERHQIRYIY from the coding sequence ATGAGCCTTGCGTGCGAGACGCCCAACGTCTCATATCCTTCACATTCCGTCCGCCAGGCGACCCTTGGCGACCTGCCCGTGTTCGAGGCCTGCGAACGGACCGGGTTCAGTGAAAACCGGCAGAGCTCGCGCGCCAGCCTGAAGCGCAGCATCACCAGCCCCAGCCAGCTGGCCCTGGTCATCGAGCGCAAGGAGAAGCGCAGGAAGCCGACTCCGGCCGGCACCGCCGTGGTCTTCCAGTACAAGCGGTCCCTGCGCATCTACTCCCTGGCCATCCTCACGGAGCACCGCCTGCTCGGTCTGGGCGAAGCGCTGCTGCGCCACATCGTGGAGTTCGCGGCCAGCCACGGCTACGAGCGCGTGTCGCTGGAAGCGGACATGAACAACCCCAAGCTGGTCAACTGGTACCGCAAGTTCGGGTTCGAGCCCATCCGCACCCTCTCCGACTATTACGGGCCGGGGGAGCCCGCCGTGCGCATGGTGCTCATGCCGTCCAGCCGCGAGGGGTCGCCCGAGAGCGTGGTCATCGTGGTGGACGAGCCGGGCAGGGTCAAGGGTTGCTGCCCCGGCGTGCAGTTCGTGTCGGCCACGGACTACCTGTCCGACACCAACTACGCCAACTCCAACCGGTTCCACGTCCTGAACCTGTGCAACTCCTACAGGACCCACTCCATGGGGTACTACGTCTCGCTGCTGGCCACGGCCCGCAACCACCGCGTGACCCCGTCGGTGATGACCGTCAAGGACGTGACCACGCCCCCGGTGGCCCAAAGCCTGCTCGACGAGATCAAGGACGCCATCCATCCCAAGCCGCTGCCAGCCCGGGGCGAGGTCCTGGAGCTGACCATCATCCTGGGCCGCACCGAGGACCCGTGCCGCGCCGAGCTGGGCCGCAAACTCTTTTCCCTGTTCACCATCCCGTTCTTCACCATCACCATGGAGCGCCAGGACGGGTGGAAGTTCCGCAAGGTCAAGGTCCTGCACCTCAAGCAGGTGGCCAAGCGGTACCCGGAGCTGCTGCGCGAGGCGCTGGCCGGATACTGCCTCAAGAAGCGGTACAGCCGCCCCCGGCTCAAAAGCTACCAGTACGACCTGGCCATCCTGGTCAACGGCAAGGAGCCCACGCCGCCGTCCTGTCCCCAGGCCCTGGAGAAGTTCCGCAAGGCCGCCGAGCGCGTCGGCTTCTTCGTGGAGTTCATCACCAAGGCGGATCACCGGCGCATCTGCGAGTTCGACGCCCTGTTCATCCGCGAGACCACGGCCATCGAGAACCACACCTACGCCATGTCGCGCCACGCCTACACCGAAGGGCTGGTGGTGGTGGACGACCCGTGGTCCATCATGCTCTGCTCCAACAAGGTCTACCTCCAGGAGCGGCTGGCCAACGCGGGCGTGAACCAGCCGCGCGGCTGGCACCTGACGCGCAAGGATTGCACGGACCGGTTTCTTGGCTCCCTGCCCCTGCCCCTGGTCCTGAAGCTGCCCGAAAGCTCGTTCTCGCTGGGCGTGTTCCGCGTCTCCTCCGTGGAGGAGCTCAAGGCCAAGCTCGCCGAGATGTTCGAGCGCACGGACCTGGTCATCGCCCAGGAGTTCCTGGTCTCCCAGTACGACTGGCGCATCGGGCTGATGGACAACACCCCGCTGTTCGCCTGCAAGTACTACATGGCCAACAACCACTGGCAGATCTACAACTGGCAGGAGCCGGAGTGCGACGAGGGGTTCAGCGGCCCGTCCGAGACGGTGTCCGCCAACCAGGTGCCCGCGCACATCCTCAAGGCCGCCATCCAGGCGTCGTCGCTCATCGGCAACGGCTTTTACGGGGTGGACCTCAAGGACATCGGCGGCAAGGCCTACGTCATCGAGGTCAACGACAACCCCAACGTGGACGTGGGCATCGAGGACCTGGTCCTGGGCGACGAACTCTACGAGCGCATCATGCGCTCCATCTACAACCGCATCGAAGCCGAACGGCATCAGATACGCTACATCTACTAG
- a CDS encoding energy-coupling factor transporter transmembrane component T family protein has protein sequence MADTSATLFVEGRSLVHGLNPLTKLAYILLAAALAYAPPVRTTAGTWLVCAVLLAVNGGLLASSGTGARAWSLLWKVMLPLALFMVPIHGLLHPDNRTALAAWHGVAVYREGLLFAGTVLLQVAVVLTASLLFVLCTHPADIVTSVTRAGLSPKIAYLVGSPLLMLPAMRARAASVQAAQRARGLDSEGGLTRRVRGLFPLVKPFLLGALMDIEQRAVALEVRGFNSRTARSAWREVRDSGAQRWARRLMLLGSLGLILYKAAGRPWL, from the coding sequence ATGGCCGATACCTCCGCGACCCTCTTCGTCGAGGGGCGCTCCCTCGTTCACGGGCTCAACCCGCTGACCAAGCTGGCCTACATCCTGCTCGCGGCGGCGCTGGCCTATGCCCCTCCCGTCCGGACCACGGCCGGGACGTGGCTCGTCTGCGCCGTACTGCTGGCCGTGAACGGCGGGCTGCTGGCCTCCTCCGGGACGGGGGCCAGGGCATGGTCCCTGCTGTGGAAGGTCATGCTGCCGCTGGCCCTGTTCATGGTCCCCATCCACGGCTTGCTCCACCCGGACAACCGGACCGCGCTCGCGGCCTGGCACGGGGTCGCGGTGTACCGCGAGGGACTCCTCTTTGCCGGGACCGTACTGCTGCAGGTGGCGGTGGTGCTCACCGCCTCCCTGCTCTTTGTCCTGTGCACCCACCCGGCGGACATCGTCACCTCCGTGACCCGGGCCGGGCTGTCGCCCAAGATCGCCTACCTGGTGGGCAGCCCGCTGCTCATGCTTCCGGCCATGCGCGCGCGGGCGGCCTCGGTCCAGGCGGCCCAGCGGGCGCGCGGGCTGGACTCCGAGGGAGGGCTGACCAGGCGTGTCCGGGGGCTCTTCCCCCTGGTCAAGCCGTTCCTGCTCGGCGCGCTCATGGACATCGAGCAACGCGCCGTGGCCCTGGAGGTGCGGGGCTTCAACTCCCGCACGGCCCGCTCGGCCTGGCGCGAGGTCCGGGACAGCGGCGCCCAGCGCTGGGCCAGGCGGCTGATGCTCCTCGGCTCCCTGGGCCTGATCCTCTACAAGGCGGCGGGGCGGCCATGGCTCTGA
- a CDS encoding dihydrolipoyl dehydrogenase family protein yields MAEKRKFDVIVIGSGPAGGIVARKCAEAGLSVAVVERNGWGGVCPLRGCEPKKILADTAHAVVRARDMAAHGVTGDVGLDWPALMRFKHSSIDPISDAVFRSFERRGAATFHGAARFTGPDTLEVEGHGSIGADRIVVAAGAVPRRLDVPGEELLLTSDDFLDLDPLPESLIFIGGGFISFEFAGVAAAAGARATILHRSGRVLKGFDESLSRKLVLAMEAQGVAVHTDLPVRAVERHGDGVLVRCADADGGERTFVASAVVEGAGRVPDLDGLALDRAGVQAGPHGIEVDANLRSISNPRVFAAGDCAATGLPLTPVAALQADAVVRTLTGKGPATADLTGTGAVVFTHPPLSAVGRLEEQAREQGFEFDIFEGDAAGWAEHERLGLSHAGYRVLVERGTDRILGAHYLGQHAEEIANIFGLAIRHNLTRADLLAHPWAYPSFGYTVRYMLG; encoded by the coding sequence TTGGCTGAAAAAAGGAAATTCGACGTGATCGTGATCGGGTCCGGCCCCGCAGGCGGCATCGTGGCCCGGAAGTGCGCCGAAGCGGGGCTGTCCGTGGCGGTGGTGGAACGCAACGGATGGGGCGGGGTCTGCCCCCTGCGCGGCTGCGAACCCAAGAAAATCCTGGCGGACACGGCCCATGCCGTGGTCCGGGCGAGGGACATGGCCGCCCACGGCGTGACCGGCGACGTGGGGCTGGACTGGCCCGCGCTCATGCGCTTCAAGCATTCGTCCATCGATCCCATCTCGGACGCGGTGTTCCGCTCCTTCGAGCGCCGGGGCGCGGCGACCTTCCACGGCGCGGCGCGTTTCACCGGCCCGGACACCTTGGAGGTGGAGGGGCATGGTTCGATCGGCGCGGACCGCATCGTGGTCGCGGCCGGGGCGGTTCCCCGGCGGCTGGACGTTCCGGGCGAGGAGCTGCTGCTGACCAGCGACGACTTCCTCGACCTCGATCCCCTGCCCGAATCCCTGATCTTCATCGGCGGCGGGTTCATCTCCTTCGAGTTCGCCGGGGTCGCGGCCGCGGCCGGGGCCAGGGCGACCATCCTCCACCGCAGCGGCCGGGTCCTCAAGGGGTTCGACGAATCCCTGTCCCGCAAGCTGGTGCTGGCCATGGAGGCCCAGGGCGTGGCCGTGCACACCGACCTGCCCGTGCGGGCGGTGGAGCGGCACGGCGACGGCGTGCTGGTGCGCTGTGCGGACGCGGACGGCGGCGAGCGGACCTTTGTGGCCTCGGCGGTCGTGGAGGGCGCGGGCCGGGTCCCCGACCTGGACGGGCTGGCCCTGGACCGGGCCGGGGTGCAGGCCGGACCGCACGGCATCGAGGTGGACGCCAACCTGCGCTCGATCTCCAACCCCCGCGTGTTCGCGGCGGGCGACTGCGCCGCCACGGGGCTGCCCCTGACCCCGGTGGCCGCGCTCCAGGCGGACGCGGTGGTCCGCACCCTGACCGGCAAGGGACCGGCAACCGCCGACCTGACCGGGACCGGGGCCGTGGTCTTTACCCATCCGCCCCTGTCGGCGGTGGGCAGGCTTGAGGAACAGGCCCGGGAGCAGGGATTCGAGTTCGACATCTTCGAGGGCGACGCGGCGGGCTGGGCCGAGCATGAAAGGCTGGGGCTGTCCCACGCGGGCTATCGGGTGTTGGTGGAGCGGGGAACCGACCGCATCCTGGGCGCCCATTATCTCGGCCAGCACGCCGAGGAGATCGCCAACATCTTCGGCTTGGCCATCCGCCACAACCTCACTCGCGCGGACCTCCTGGCCCATCCCTGGGCGTACCCGTCCTTCGGCTACACGGTGAGGTACATGCTCGGATGA
- a CDS encoding energy-coupling factor ABC transporter ATP-binding protein has product MLAELRNVTFSYPGGVTALRGVSLSVAPGECVALAGHNGSGKSTLARHLNGLLRPESGEVLLDGRSTAGCTVASLAWKAALMFQNPDDQICKSRVEEEVAFGPRNLGFGSERVAELTGWALSLFGLAGRGGENPYDLGFGERKRLALASVAAMNTPLLVLDEPTAGLDSFETGLLASALAELREMGKGVILISHDMDFVAENCERAVCLESGRLRYDGSVGGLFERGDLLESCGLLPCQVARLCARFGVRPERFAPSDFLASLQR; this is encoded by the coding sequence ATGCTGGCCGAACTGCGCAACGTCACCTTTTCCTATCCCGGCGGGGTCACGGCCCTGCGGGGCGTGTCCCTATCCGTGGCCCCGGGCGAGTGCGTCGCCCTGGCCGGGCACAACGGGTCGGGCAAGTCCACCCTGGCCCGGCACCTGAACGGGCTGCTGCGCCCGGAATCCGGCGAGGTGCTGCTCGACGGGCGGTCCACGGCCGGGTGCACGGTGGCGTCCCTGGCCTGGAAGGCGGCCCTGATGTTCCAGAACCCGGACGACCAGATCTGCAAGAGCCGGGTGGAGGAAGAAGTGGCCTTCGGACCGCGCAACCTCGGCTTCGGCTCGGAGCGGGTGGCGGAACTGACCGGCTGGGCGCTTTCCCTGTTCGGCCTTGCCGGGCGCGGCGGCGAGAACCCCTACGACCTGGGGTTCGGCGAGCGCAAGCGGCTGGCCCTGGCCTCGGTGGCGGCCATGAACACCCCCCTGTTGGTCCTGGACGAACCCACTGCCGGGCTCGACTCCTTCGAGACCGGGCTGCTCGCCTCGGCCCTGGCCGAGCTGCGGGAAATGGGCAAGGGCGTGATCCTGATCAGCCACGACATGGACTTCGTGGCCGAGAACTGCGAGCGGGCCGTCTGCCTGGAGTCCGGGCGGCTGCGCTACGACGGCTCCGTGGGCGGGCTGTTCGAGCGCGGGGACCTGCTCGAATCCTGCGGCCTGCTTCCCTGCCAGGTGGCCCGGTTGTGCGCCCGTTTCGGGGTCCGTCCCGAGCGCTTCGCACCGTCCGATTTCCTGGCTTCGTTGCAGCGCTGA
- a CDS encoding energy-coupling factor ABC transporter ATP-binding protein, whose translation MALISLDGLSYAYPATDVPALNGLNLAIEPGTFTALVGRNNAGKTTLCYALAGVIPHLYGGTMDGRVTVDGLDTRDSDVADIALNVGLVMQNPTAQFSGARFTVFEEVAFGLENRGVAREEMADRVGLALALAGVEDLADRSPASLSGGQQQKVALASVLACDPRVLVLDEPTTFLDPRAALALFETLDSLRREGRTIVMAEHRLEWVARFADRVLVLDGGRVVLDGPPGEVLASPALAEAGLCPNRYTEVARLAAGQGMWEAGRPPAVTLEQAVAGLEAGAGIRPGGEG comes from the coding sequence ATGGCTCTGATCTCCCTTGACGGGCTCTCCTACGCCTATCCGGCGACCGACGTCCCGGCCCTGAACGGCCTGAACCTGGCCATCGAGCCGGGCACGTTCACGGCGCTGGTCGGGCGCAACAACGCGGGCAAGACCACGCTGTGCTACGCCCTGGCCGGGGTCATCCCCCATCTCTACGGCGGGACCATGGACGGGCGGGTGACCGTCGACGGGCTGGACACGCGGGATTCGGACGTGGCGGACATCGCCCTCAACGTTGGGCTGGTCATGCAGAACCCGACGGCCCAGTTCTCCGGCGCGCGCTTCACCGTGTTCGAGGAGGTCGCCTTCGGCCTGGAGAACCGGGGCGTGGCGAGAGAGGAGATGGCGGACCGGGTGGGGCTCGCCCTGGCCCTGGCCGGGGTCGAGGACCTCGCGGACCGGTCCCCCGCGAGCCTGTCGGGCGGCCAGCAGCAGAAGGTCGCCCTGGCCTCGGTCCTGGCCTGCGACCCTCGGGTCCTGGTTCTGGACGAGCCGACCACCTTCCTCGATCCCCGCGCGGCGCTGGCGCTCTTCGAGACCCTCGATTCCCTGCGGCGCGAAGGGCGGACCATCGTCATGGCCGAGCACCGGCTGGAATGGGTGGCCCGGTTCGCGGACCGGGTGCTGGTTCTGGACGGCGGGCGGGTGGTCCTGGACGGTCCTCCGGGAGAGGTCCTGGCTTCTCCCGCGTTGGCCGAGGCCGGGCTCTGCCCCAATCGCTACACCGAGGTGGCGCGGCTGGCGGCGGGGCAGGGGATGTGGGAGGCCGGACGGCCGCCCGCGGTCACCCTGGAGCAGGCCGTGGCCGGGCTCGAGGCCGGTGCGGGAATCCGGCCCGGCGGGGAGGGGTAG
- a CDS encoding PPC domain-containing DNA-binding protein, translating to METRPVAVRLHPGQDLLVELERLFAQSKAGAGCILTCVGSLTTAVIRFANRPESATLTGHFEIVSLTGVFSPDGAHCHLSISDGEGRTLGGHLMEGCRVYTTAEIVVGLLPGMRFTRPLDTETGYPELKVETIKPDEE from the coding sequence ATGGAGACGAGGCCGGTGGCGGTGCGGCTGCACCCGGGACAGGACCTGCTCGTGGAGTTGGAGCGGCTGTTTGCGCAATCCAAGGCCGGGGCCGGTTGCATCCTGACCTGCGTGGGCAGCCTGACCACGGCGGTGATCCGTTTCGCCAACCGTCCGGAATCCGCCACCCTTACGGGGCATTTCGAGATAGTCTCCCTGACCGGCGTGTTCTCGCCGGACGGGGCGCACTGCCACCTGTCGATTTCCGATGGCGAGGGGCGGACCCTGGGGGGCCACCTGATGGAAGGGTGCCGGGTCTACACCACCGCCGAGATCGTGGTCGGCCTGTTGCCGGGGATGCGTTTCACGCGGCCCCTGGACACCGAGACCGGCTACCCCGAGCTGAAAGTGGAAACCATCAAACCGGATGAGGAGTAG
- a CDS encoding DUF1566 domain-containing protein, whose product MTRIEQPEKRFAVEGEIVVDTLTGLVWPRSAQAAETGLSWPEALELVAAMNRESRHGFADWRLPNRRELYSLIDHARREPALPENHPFVNVWSGKCWTSTSSARDRAYAWWVQFSGGRMFFGRKTDDAVVWPVRGESDFLFVTGQRACFDARGEPVECAGTGQDGALRMGLPWPEPRFAPAEGGGMLDRMTGLIWMESTDLAGGMVDHAAAREAVAGLAAETGLPWRLPEIMELESLTDCSRADPALPGGHPFRDVREEYWSATDSGYEQGWAYCLYLHKGAVGVGFKDHAEFHVWPVRDA is encoded by the coding sequence ATGACCCGGATCGAACAGCCTGAGAAACGGTTCGCCGTGGAGGGCGAGATCGTTGTCGACACCCTGACCGGCCTGGTCTGGCCCCGGTCGGCCCAGGCCGCCGAGACCGGGCTGTCCTGGCCCGAGGCCCTGGAGCTGGTGGCGGCCATGAACCGCGAGTCGCGGCACGGCTTTGCCGACTGGCGGCTGCCCAACCGGCGCGAGCTGTATTCGCTCATCGACCACGCCCGGCGCGAGCCGGCCCTGCCCGAGAACCACCCCTTCGTGAACGTCTGGTCCGGCAAGTGCTGGACCTCCACCAGCTCGGCCCGGGACCGCGCCTATGCCTGGTGGGTGCAGTTCAGCGGCGGGCGCATGTTCTTCGGACGCAAGACCGACGACGCCGTGGTCTGGCCCGTGCGCGGGGAGTCTGATTTCCTCTTCGTCACCGGGCAACGGGCCTGCTTCGATGCCCGAGGCGAGCCCGTGGAGTGCGCCGGGACCGGCCAGGACGGGGCGCTGCGCATGGGGCTTCCCTGGCCCGAGCCGAGGTTCGCTCCCGCCGAGGGGGGCGGCATGCTGGACCGCATGACCGGCCTGATCTGGATGGAGAGCACCGACCTGGCCGGTGGGATGGTGGACCATGCGGCGGCCCGCGAAGCAGTGGCCGGACTGGCCGCCGAGACCGGCCTGCCGTGGCGGCTGCCGGAGATCATGGAGCTGGAGTCGCTGACGGACTGCTCCCGTGCGGACCCGGCCCTGCCCGGCGGACACCCCTTTCGCGACGTGCGCGAGGAGTACTGGTCGGCCACGGACAGCGGCTACGAGCAGGGGTGGGCCTATTGCCTCTACCTGCACAAGGGCGCGGTGGGCGTGGGCTTCAAGGACCACGCCGAGTTTCACGTCTGGCCCGTGCGCGACGCCTAG
- a CDS encoding ECF transporter S component produces the protein MGISEQLKKEFTTFTFVLIAVAIVLNIAVGQLVSLLKLPIFLDSIGTVLVGVLAGPWAGGLTGLLTNLIWGVITSPVAAAFAPVAMVIGITAGLCARYGLFRTWWLALLSGVIITVFNAVVAVPIRLYMFGGITGSGADFVTAYMLALGRDLFGSVVVTVFTANLLDKVVTALLAWGVVKALPGRTTARFPGAQSVTS, from the coding sequence ATGGGCATTTCCGAGCAACTGAAGAAAGAGTTCACCACGTTCACGTTCGTCCTGATCGCCGTGGCCATCGTCCTGAACATCGCGGTGGGGCAGCTGGTTTCGCTGCTCAAGCTGCCGATCTTTCTCGACTCCATCGGCACGGTGCTGGTCGGCGTCCTGGCCGGTCCCTGGGCGGGCGGCCTGACCGGCCTGCTGACCAACCTCATCTGGGGCGTGATCACCTCTCCCGTGGCCGCCGCCTTTGCGCCCGTGGCCATGGTCATCGGCATCACGGCGGGACTGTGCGCCCGCTACGGCCTGTTCCGCACCTGGTGGCTGGCCCTGCTCAGCGGCGTGATCATCACCGTGTTCAACGCCGTGGTGGCCGTACCCATCCGCCTCTACATGTTCGGCGGCATCACCGGCAGCGGCGCTGACTTCGTCACCGCCTACATGCTCGCTCTGGGCCGCGACCTGTTCGGCTCCGTGGTGGTCACGGTGTTCACCGCCAACCTGCTCGACAAGGTTGTCACTGCGCTCCTCGCCTGGGGCGTGGTCAAGGCGCTGCCCGGACGGACCACGGCCCGCTTCCCCGGCGCGCAGTCCGTGACTTCCTAG
- a CDS encoding SET domain-containing protein, with the protein MIHPYTRVLSGDPAIGVGVFATHPIPRGTIVVVRDRFDLCLSREEFARLPAPQRETMETYLYHDKCGNLVLSWDHARYMNHNCHPNTMMTDYGLEIAVRDIGAGDEITTEYGLLNIQEPYAICCGCESCREHLRLDDIDVHAEAWDRLIRESLLRIPRVEQPLYDLLQGDQLDRIQALVSGQTDYSSVRNLKWLADPDCRFSE; encoded by the coding sequence GTGATCCATCCGTACACCAGGGTGCTCTCCGGCGATCCCGCCATCGGGGTCGGCGTGTTCGCCACCCATCCCATCCCGCGCGGGACCATCGTGGTCGTCCGCGACCGGTTCGACCTCTGCCTCAGCCGGGAGGAGTTCGCCCGGCTGCCCGCGCCCCAGCGGGAGACCATGGAGACCTATCTCTATCACGACAAGTGCGGCAACCTGGTCCTGAGCTGGGACCACGCCCGGTACATGAACCACAACTGCCACCCCAACACCATGATGACCGACTACGGGTTGGAGATCGCGGTCCGCGACATCGGCGCCGGGGATGAGATCACCACCGAGTACGGGCTGCTCAACATCCAGGAGCCCTACGCCATCTGCTGCGGGTGCGAGAGCTGCCGCGAGCACCTGCGGCTGGACGACATCGACGTCCACGCCGAGGCCTGGGACCGGCTCATCCGCGAGAGCCTGCTGCGCATCCCCAGGGTGGAGCAGCCGCTCTACGACCTGCTTCAGGGCGACCAGCTCGACCGCATCCAGGCCCTCGTTTCCGGGCAGACGGACTACTCCTCGGTGCGCAACCTGAAGTGGCTGGCCGACCCCGACTGCCGGTTCTCGGAATAG